CTCCAACAAGagggatctaaccattgccccttgacattcagtctcATTACCATTGCAGAATCCTTCAACATCTATGTcatgggggctaccattgaccataaactgaactagccatataaatactgtggctaccagagcaggtcaaaggctaggaatcctgtggcaagtaacttgcctcctgactccccaaagccattccaccatctacaaggcagaagtcagaagtgtgatagaaactagaagcaggagtaggccattcagccctttgagaatgctcgccattcattttgatcatggctgatcatcaaattcaatatcctgattccccccttcctttcatattccttgatccctttactctccacttgcctggagagtgcagcaccaacaacactcaaaaagcttcacaccatccaggacaaagcagcctacttgattgctactccttccacaaacattcaattcctccaccactgacgaacaggagcagctgtgtgtaccatctaccagatccactgcaggaactcaccaaggttcccttggctgcaccttctaaacccatgactacTACCCACCTAGGGATGGcaaggtggcactgctgcctcacagcaccaggttcccggattcgattcccggcttggtcactgcctgtgcagagtctgcgcgttctccctatatctgtctccaggtgctccagtttcttcccacggtccgaaagacaagctgatttggtgcattgaccatgctaaattctccttcagtgtacccaaataggtgccagagtgtggcgactaggggattttcacagtaacttaaatcagtgttaatgtaagcctacttgtgacacaaataaataaacatctagaaagacaagagcagcagatacctgggaacaccaccacctggaggttccgctcccagtcacttaccatcctgaattggaaatgtattgttgttccttcactgttactggatcaaaatactggcttccctccctaacagcactctgggtgtacttgCATCTCGGGGACTGCAGCAGTGCATGAAGGCagctagctcaccaccacctcctgaggggcaactagggataggaaataaatactggtcaagccagcgatgtccacgtcccataaaatgaaattttaaaaagccagGTGGAGATATATTTTAGGCCTGTCCAGCAGGAAATAACATGGTTAACTGGGGAAATTCCACTGAGCTGCTTCACTTGTGGTAACTTATTCAAACCAGTTGGTGGAGTTGGAACAGCCCACATTGAGGATTTGTCCTTGCTATGTGGCTGAGAGTCACATATCTGTTAAATTCTATAATAGGTGATACTCCTCTGCCGCATGTGCTGAAGACAAAATAACCCCAGTTAATCTAGAAAACAGATGCAAATCTGAAGAAGGAGGGACTTGTACAAATTGAAAAGGGTTTGTCTGAACAATGTCCTTGTGGGAGGTTAAGTCATGCTGTGGGGGAGGAttcaaactaatttggcaggggtggCGCAGCAGGAGAGGAGAAACAAACTGCACAGATAAAGAGGAGGGGCAAACAGTAACAAGACAGCAGTAATGTGAGGGGAAAAAAACAGGAAGTAGCAGATTTGTGTGTGTTAACATTACTGACAAATTACCAAATAAGGCTGTGCTACAGTAGCTATATGGAAAACCAGTTTAAACATGGACACAAATGGAAATGAAACATTTCTGGCTACAGAAAGAGAAGGGGGAAAGATAGATCATTAGATCAATACTTGATGGGGGTCCCTTTCGCTCAGCtgtctggacagctggtttgtgatgcagaatgacggcaacagcataggttcaattcctgtactgaccGAGATTATCCATGAAGGCTTGTCTTTTCAACCTTGcctctcacctgaggtgtggcgatGAGAGGTTAAGAAATAGAActaaaacatagaaaaataggagcacaaggctatttggccctttgagcctactccaccattcagtatgatgaaggctgatcatccaactcagtaacctgtgtTTCCCCCAAGAGGATAAGGCACAGGGgagagcctggataagatgctctttaggagagttggtgcagactcgataggtcatatggtctccttctgcattaggGGTTCTATATCCGCCTTTTTTTATACTTTTACAGTGGATCCAAAGCTACGAAATCCATTAACCAATCACTGACTTTTATAATCAAAATTCCATTATCCAATCATACAGGGACACTGGCATCAAATTGTTTGGATGTTATATGTGTACGGTATTCTCATCAAAGGATTAAACTTGGTTAGGCCTCTAATAGATTATTTGTTTTTTATGATTGATCATtgcccacaaatattcactctgtttccctctcaagATGCTGCTTGACCCGCTGAGtatcttcagtattttctgttcttaATTCTGATTCCTAGCAATTGCAGTATTTGTTTTGGTAACTCATTGCTGTCTATGTGTGTCTGGTATTCATCCCCAGCTTGCTGTCAGGTTCCCATTAACTCTCGACTAGCCTAAATACTTAACACCACATAATTGCCTTTGTAGCCTAACTTGCTCATCTCACATTCACCAACAGCTAGAGATCAGAATTAGTTTATAATGTGAAGTGATGAGCAAGAGTCCTTTTCAGACTTTAATATATTCACCATGGACACTTGACATCCCTCAAGGTAGATGTTAGATtctgggtggttgatgggtgcaGGATGTTGGCCAACCACCCAGCAGCAAAAATGCCGGAGCCAATTTTGAGGCCCAAGCCGTATCAAATCAGAGTTAACATTGACACCACTCTGGCGGCCAATGGgccggattttacggcctcgctcgtcctgacaccataaaatcccatccaaggtcaacagacctttccattatcCGCCctttgcctgctctgattcccgtggtgggcaggacagtaaaattccagccaagagTTTTAGGTTCAGGGAGTGATTTTAATTTAGAATCTCTGAACTCCTGATGAAAAACTACAGAAAATAGTCTACAGAGTACAGCGGAATTATTTTCCCCAGCAACATGCAATGAGTTCAACATAGTTAAATAAATGAATTACACAGACAAAATCAATTCCAGTTACCTACAGCAGTATGGTGCAGGCATGAATGATGGCAGCAATTATCCCATCATCTCCATTCTGGCTAGGACTTATGCTGCATTATATGAAGCTCTATTAAATAGAAACTGCAAGCTATTCATTCCCAAATGGGCACTCTGATATAGCTAGCTGAAATCAGACCAGCACAATATTGCAACAAGATAAAACTAGGACGGTTGCCATCATGAGGGAAGAGCTTGGGGCTTTGGCATGACAAATTATTTTTATTGGATTCGTAGGTAGGCTCCTGGCCCcataaatataatttaaaactTACACCTGAAGAGCTCCTGAAAAGTATTCCCAGTAAAAGTACTCATGAAGTGCATGGCACACTCTGTCTAGTTATATAGTAAAATGGAAATTTGTCATATTAAAAGGGTCTGATATAGGTATGCGCTTTGAAAGCATTGAAGTAGGTCCCTGTAAAAATGGTAGTCAGAAAGTTGGTGTAATTCAGGCGGTAAAGTCTACTAACCATAATTTTGGCAAGTTAAAATCACTCTCCTTTTGTTTACCATAGGTAGCACTGGAATGAACCTCAGTAAAACTGGCTGTGAGTCATTGTATGTGTTTGGCGGTTTCCCTTCCAGGCACTTTCAATGAATAGAATCAAAATGCTATTTTACTAGCTTGATGCAGGATCAGTTTACAGCCGACTGAACAATTTATCACTCAGCAACTAGTTGCTGCAAATTGGATGCTGGAGTTGGGATTGTGTTTTCTTCAGAATTATTTTCCTACATCTGTCCACTATTAATTTTAATTTCTTACTACTTACATCATAAATATATAGCAGTTTTTAGAAGTTCAGGGTAATTTGAGAAAATACATATAAAAATGCAGGACAGTTTCCTATTGTGCAGGCTGAGTCAAAACGCCAAAAATGATTTTCAGGTTGGGAAGTTGGGCATATGAGATCAATATTAGAACATGATTGTCATTCCATGCAACGTACATTGTATTGTTTTGGTACTGTGATTAATGGTGATTGAATGAGTGTTTTTATTAAATGTAGTTCTGATTCCTAAAGTTTGTCAGTAGACCCTCCAAGGATCCGTTCTTGGCCTCCTATTCCTTAATTTCAATGGAAGGTAAAATTGGGCAGAGTGTGAAATGGGTACTCACTCAGATTCTGGTTGTGTGGGTTAAGTTAATATTGCCTGCATGGTCATGGCATCTGGCCCTTGGTTACACTACTGGTGCATTTTGCCAATCTTAAACTTCCACTTAATCCTACCTTCTATTCTATTCTCTATCTATGAACTACTCTAGGAAAATAATGGAAAGAGGAATTTAATACAATGCATTAAACTGATAATCTTAGCAGTATAGTTCCTGGTTTCCAAATATTCAAAGCCAATGTTTTTGTTAGAATTTCCATAGAAATGTCAGTGATATTAATTGTTTAACTTTTACAGATAGTTGGTAATGGAGATGGTTTAACAGGAATCGTTCGAAAGGATTTCAGGGAGAACATAGCCAGGCAGTATCTGGGTTTCAATGGATCGATTGAGTTAGATTCTACCAGACCTTTTTCCTTGATTATTCATAATGTCTCCAGGGAAGACTTTGGAACGTATCAGTGTTCCCTCTGGGCACCGCTTGGGGAACGAAACAAGCAAGCAGATGTAGAACTCCACGAATTGGGTCAGTATATTACTGTTGCTGTGATTCTAAATAGTCCTGTTCGAACTTGTGTTATTTGCATTTATTGTCAGTCACTGGATTCTTAGGATCTTTTAAAGATTTTGATAATATTATGTGGTCATTTGAGACAGTGTCAAATGTTTTTTTAGAAATGTTTTCTTTCAGTGTGGGCAATGCTGGTGAgggtgcatttattgcccagttgTATTGCTTTGAGCAAGCACTGGACCTTCATCTTATACAGCTGATGGTGCTTCCCTAAAGGTGTTGAGGTACTTCTGAACTGTAGTCACCATTTGATTTGAATTCTTTGAAGTAACCCAAGAGGGTTGCtgttgtgtatatggattttGAAAATCAAATAATGGACTTGGAGAGACAGGTAGGAAGGTGGAGTTAAGAACACAGTCAGCTCAAccacgatcctattgaatggtggagcaggctcaatgggccgaatggcttagtcACGTTTCTTTGAATAGTACCAGTGATTTTCAATACTAGCAAATGAATTTTCTGATTTAACATAAtaaaaaaattgcatttaaatATGGCCTTTCACAACTACCAGATATTTTGAgacactttacagtcaatgaagtacttttgaaatgttgtcactaCTGTGTTGTAGGAATGTTGTTGCCAAGTTGCATGCAGtgaactcccacaaacaacaatatgTTAATGACCAGCTaatttgttttagtgatgttaattgagggataaatattggtcaggatattGGAGATAACTCCCTTGCTTTTACAAAAGATTTGGCATGGGATTGTTTACATTCATCTGGACAGGCGGAGGAATAATGTTGACACTAGTAAATTGTTAACTTCAGTTGAGCTATGATCTTCAGATTGTACCAAATTGGTATCATGTCGCAGTTTCCAAGCAAAAAATAGCCTGGTATTCTTTCATAATGTATCATTTAATTAGTTGCTAGAAAGGTTGTTCTGCTAATTGTTTGATAACTGTTTTCTATTGAATGTGTGACTAACAATACAACTTTTTGATGCAGATATCCAGTTTGAACGATGGTGGACTATCTTGGTTACCTTGCCCATTGTTTTGACAATACTTGCATCTATGATATTTTGTGTAAGTATTCAGACAATGTTGTTCCAAAGCAAGTAAggtttctgttttattttcactAGCATAACTAGTTTATCCTAAACTATAATGGACGTAGAATATGTAAGAATTTCGGAAAGTAGTTTCATGAAGACattcaaataaaagcctttcccACTGTATAGTTATGATATTTTGATATGTATTGTCATATAGAAGATGATACAGAATTTCACTAACTTGTCTTAGAGATACTGTTTTCAAATCTATTACTGTTTTTTAATTTTGTGTAAACCTGTTACACTGATGTCTTAGTATTACTTTGTCCTTCCTGACTGAGGAAAcagtggtagtcatgatgtggagatgccggtgttggactggggtaaacacagtaaggagtctaacaacaccaggttaaagtccaacaggtttatttgggagcaaacgccactagctttcggagcgctgctccttcatcaggtaagtgggagatctgctaacaaacagcaaacagggcatataaagacacaaattgagtaggcttacattaacactgcaatgaagttactgtgaaaatcagcgagttgccacactccggtgtctgatgaggtacactgagggagaatttagcatggccaatgcaccaaaccagtctttcgtattgtgggaggaaacctacgcagacacggtagaatgtgcagactccacatagacagtgaccaagcagggaattgaacctagattactggcactgagaggcagcagtgctaaccactgcaccatcttGCTGCCAAGGCCACTCTAAATAGATGGAGGTATTTGAGATGCGACCACAACCGCACATGCCACAATGAAGAAGCTAATGCCAATGCTTCACATCCCATGGAGTACCTGAAGTACTCATAACAGATAATGGAACAACTTTTATACGCACCAAATTTCAAAGTTTCAAGTTTTTCAATGGGATAAAACACATCAGAACTTCACCATATTATCCTTCTATCCAATGGACTGGCTGAATGGACAGTGCAGTCTCTCAAGACCAGCTTAAAGAAACAGTCAGCTGCATCTTTGGAATCAAATATAGCTCAGTTCCTTTTAGCTTACAGGTCCACCCCGCATTTGAccacaagggtcatccagactcgaaacgttgactctattctctctccacagatgctgtcagacattctgagattttcctgcattttctgtttgagaAATTTTGGGAGTGTTCCTAACTGGGTTCCAGGAATTATTGTGGTTAAGACAGGATTATTGTTTTACAAAGTGAGTGTAAAAGACAGGATTTTGAGAAAACACATGAACCATTTGTGAGGATGTGAGTCGTCACGAGAGCCAGTGTTACAGCCTGATATGTTGTTGCCAGCTGGGAGTGTTGTTGGCTGCTCATGAAGTGAAATGCCCAATCAGCCTGTGACAGGTGAGAGTATTGTTCCGACTGGAGCAGTGGAGGTTGAAGCTTCAGGAGGAGAGCCCAAGTGTGACAGTTTCTATAAAAAATACCCCAATAGAAGTAGCTCAGTCGGTGGAGTTGCACCGTTCTACGAGAAAGTGGAAGCTACCAGAGACACTGAGATTTTGATGGACcaattaaaaatattcattgttgTAAATTATGGGAACTGTATAAGTTAACTATCATTCTGTACATTAAGGAACTTGGAGGGGGAGGGATCTACTAGCTAGCCCCTTTAAAGGATGATCTTCTGAAGGGTCATGTGATCTGCTGGTCCAAGCAGTAAGTAACACACAGGATCACCCAAGCAGAGAGCACGCATTTTCTCAGTTAGATCCTAGAGGCATGACTGGAAGCACTGAATCTGTATCACCCTGTAAATAGTTGTTGTAGTTAATAAGTATTTATAATTTGTTCATAACTGGTGGAGCCAAGTTATTACAAGGGCCAGAGATCAAACTCTTTACTTCCAAAGCACAAGACACACACGGTGAGGAATAGGGAACAAATAGTaaaagagacaggcacagagagagaacaatttCTGAAGCTCCTACTGCTCAGGTTCAGGTGAATTATTGTTCAGAAAATTTGTATTTAACCCCCTAAACATGGATCATGTAACTTGTAGCATGCTTGTAACTTTTCTACAATGGAGATAATTATAACATAAACAGTACAATAACTCCATTTTACATGATAATAAAGCAACAGAGTAATTTTTATATAAAAGCAAAGTGCTGTAGATACAGAAAACCTGAAACACAAAAGTCCTGGAAGAACTTAGCTGgcctggcggcatctgtggaggtTATTAAAATTTGAAGTTCAGTATGACACTTCATTTTTATAATCTGGCTTTGTCAAAATCTGCCTTTCGCAAGATTGAACAAGTGCAAAATATAAGCACATGCATTTCCAGTCTGTGTAATGAAGAGAAATTTCAGTGTTCTAGCCATCAGTCATGTTGCTCCATGCCTAGATGTTGGACAGTAAACACAAATTCCTGATAAGGGATGCGGGATCTGGGAACAGGAGGGATCAGTGACTGAATTTAAGAGAAAAGTTAGAGTGGGTCTGAAATTTATCACAACTACCAATATAAAAATGTTAActtctcttttctttttcttcaGATCTATGCAAGACAACGTAAAGATCATTCAGAttataagaaatttaacaacaatcTACTCGGTGTTCAGTGCGAAAACTGCGAGGTTCCTAAAAACAATGGCTACAAACAAAAAGAACTTGGGATCAGTGAATATCTATAAAGATCCGAACAAACAGGTTAACATTTTGCCTAAAAAACCTTTTCAGCAGAATTGTAATAATCTAGCATGTTGTGTTTCTGCCAGAGTTCCAGCATTGGCAGTTTTAATTGCAGTCCAGAGCTTGAATATTTCTGAAGAGAGATATGTTGCTGAAGCTCTTTGTCTTACACATCAGGACAAACACGaaggccaaatttcaaacaatcagaaCAACTTCTACCGGAGCAAAGGGTACTGATTGCTTAGCAAGTCCAGAAAAGAATGGGGAACTAAGCTTCCCAAGCTCCTGGGTGTTTCGAAAAAGTCACATGGCttaaacatattccttttgtttgcagagaatgtaAGCTGCTTCCAGCAAGTGTAAGTGAGCTTGACTCATTCTCTTAAAtcggttgttagtgtagctatcagTGAACGCtgaattgttcagcaagtgcaatggcctagtggtagtaTTGCTAGAAATTCCAGAAACATCAGCTAATggtctggagacccaggttcgaatcctgccatggcagatggtgaacgttgaattcaataaaaaatatctggaattaagaatctattgatgaccataaaaccattgtcaattgtcggaaaacacatctgattcactaatatcctttagggaaggaaatttgccatccttacctggtctggcctgcatgtgactccagagccacagcaatgcagttgacacttaaatggcctagcaagccactcagttcaagggcaactagggataggcaataaatgctggccagccagcggcgtccatgttccatgaatgaaaaaaaaactatccACGACCTACGTATTGATATTGCATTGTCTGTTTGCAATGTTTGTTTGACATTGCAGGCTTATTTACATACCATTGAAGGAAGTCTGGTTGCTATATCATAGCAATATAATGTCATTATTTTATTAATCTGGACTTATTGAACTTATTAACAGCAATTTGCACATCCAGTTCTCTTTTAATGACACCATGTTTGTCCAAATAGATGATGTCACATAGGGATCCCGTCCAGGTCCAGTGCTCACCATCATTTTCATTGGTTTTGTGCAGCCTAAGCATCTGAATCACACTGAAATTATTCTGTGAAGGCAAGTGCATAGATCAGATGTCCCAACAATTGGTTGATTGAGCATCATCTTTCAGTTGTTCATAACAGGCAGAGCACAGACCATACTTGACCAGCTCACGCTTGCAAAACGAAAAACAAAATTTCTATTGTTTGATGTGATTCTTCAATTGAGcaacacttgctgaacaatccagagtgtgctaatagctacactaacaaccaatttaagataatcagtcaaacTTGTAATGAGGTTCTTTTATGCTTGCTTGAGGTGACATACATTTATACACAGGTACCACCCCTTTGCAAACTAAAGGAATATGTTGAAGCTTTGCACCTTGGGAGCTTGAGAAGCTATTGTTTCTCCTTGATTTTGCCATGGCAATgcatcagccaatcagagttgacttgccaaccgaTCAACTTTTTatcttgtttgaaatttggcactttTGCATTTATCCTGATGAGTTCAAGACAAAATGCTTTGACAACGTGTCTCTCTTCTCAGCAATATATTCATATATCTTTGAATTAGAACAGCAGAAGTTACCATCTCTCAATTTTACTCTGACTGGTTGGGACTGAAGCCTGAGCATTTCCTGTTGGAAATCTACTGGAGCAATTTTAACTTCATTAGCTGCTGACAAGGTCTGAACTCTTTCTCAGGGCTAGCCCTCACAGACAGGAACCACCCCAGTTTTCTTATGTCTAAAAAATGCCCCCAGAATAGACT
The DNA window shown above is from Mustelus asterias chromosome 2, sMusAst1.hap1.1, whole genome shotgun sequence and carries:
- the LOC144511191 gene encoding CD83 antigen-like yields the protein MFHHSRLLAAQGGCFIPFVQILMLMGAESTPEVVVKCGETARLPCRAEYELEIQYRAISWYKIVGNGDGLTGIVRKDFRENIARQYLGFNGSIELDSTRPFSLIIHNVSREDFGTYQCSLWAPLGERNKQADVELHELDIQFERWWTILVTLPIVLTILASMIFCIYARQRKDHSDYKKFNNNLLGVQCENCEVPKNNGYKQKELGISEYL